The sequence CCTGGGCGTATATGGTTGTAGTGGGTGCACTTCGCTGGGGCCACCTCCTAGTATAGCAGAGCCTGGCCGGGGAAAAGAATTTTCTTGACAAGGGGGCGAGGAAAATATATGGTCTGACCAACAGACCATCAGACCTCTCCACCTCTCTCCAAGGATGAACACCACCGATGCTGAGAGTCATTAAAAAAACAAGGGTTTACGAGGATATTGTCACCCAGCTGAAGGAGTTGATCGCCGAGGGAAAGGTCAAGCCCGGGGACCAGCTGCCCTCAGAGCGAGAACTTTCGGAGAGGTTCCAGGTGAGCCGGGCCTCGGTTCGGGAGGCGATCCGGTCTCTCGAATCCATGGGGTGGATCCAGACCAGACAGGGTGAGGGAACCTATATTGCCTCGAGCGTCGAGACGCTCCTCGCCTCCATCGCCTTCACGATCCAGCATCAAAGCAACCCCCTCCTCCAGGTCTTTGAGGCCAGAAAAATCCTGGAGCCGGCCATCGCTGCCCTGGCGGCCGAGCGGGCCACGGCTGAAGAGGTCGGCGGACTCGAGGCGATCTTGAACGAACAGGCGCAACAGGTCACCGAGGGGGAGACAGGCGTAGAGGCCGATACCCGCTTTCACTCCACACTGGCTGACGCGGCCAAGAACGAGGTGTTGTTGCGGCTTAATGACGCGATCATCGATCGTCTGCACGAAACACGGGAGCGGTCCTTGCAAACAGAGGGTCGACCCGCCCGTTCTCTCGCCGGTCACCAGGAGATCTTACGCGCCATCCAGAGCAAAGACCCGGCCAAAGCCCGGGAGGCTATGCTGAACCACCTCGAGACCATAGAGCACAACGTCCTGAAATCGCCTTATGATTCCCTTTCCAAGGAGGAGGACAGCGCATGACAGGCTCGATTGAAGTCGTATACCGCGGGATCTTCCAAAAGACCCTGGGACAGCGGATCACCCGCGGGATCGTCCTGGCCGCCGTGAAGGAGGGCAGGGTCGGAATCTCCTTTGGGCGATACGGGGATTCGCCGGAACGAAACGGTATCCCGGCCAAGAGCTTTGCCGTCGTGGCGGACAACGAGGAAGATCTACAGACATACCTTTCCCGCTACGAGCCCACCGATAATGATGTCACGGTCGCCGTCGATGATACGCTCTGCAAAGGCGTCGAATCCTGGGCCTGGTACGGGCTGCAGCCGATCAACAAACTGACCCGGTCGGGCGGTGTGGTGCTGACGACCTCCATGCAGTCTCCCGAGGAGCTACTCGAGGACTGCCACCGCAAGGACACGGAATGGAGCCTGGCAGTGTTGAAGGGGATTGCCAGCTTTTCCGGCCTCTGGGTCTATAAAGACGACCACACGGACGTCCGGGTCCTGGGCGCCATCGCCCGGCTCGCCCCCCACGTCGTCAAGCTTGAATCGGTCGAGGCGGCCATCCGGGACGAGTGGAACGACGAGCTAAAGGTCACCTCCGCCCGCAAGGCCTACGAGCGGGTCGAGGCCCGG comes from Candidatus Methylomirabilota bacterium and encodes:
- a CDS encoding FadR/GntR family transcriptional regulator, with protein sequence MLRVIKKTRVYEDIVTQLKELIAEGKVKPGDQLPSERELSERFQVSRASVREAIRSLESMGWIQTRQGEGTYIASSVETLLASIAFTIQHQSNPLLQVFEARKILEPAIAALAAERATAEEVGGLEAILNEQAQQVTEGETGVEADTRFHSTLADAAKNEVLLRLNDAIIDRLHETRERSLQTEGRPARSLAGHQEILRAIQSKDPAKAREAMLNHLETIEHNVLKSPYDSLSKEEDSA
- a CDS encoding (4Fe-4S)-binding protein; protein product: MTGSIEVVYRGIFQKTLGQRITRGIVLAAVKEGRVGISFGRYGDSPERNGIPAKSFAVVADNEEDLQTYLSRYEPTDNDVTVAVDDTLCKGVESWAWYGLQPINKLTRSGGVVLTTSMQSPEELLEDCHRKDTEWSLAVLKGIASFSGLWVYKDDHTDVRVLGAIARLAPHVVKLESVEAAIRDEWNDELKVTSARKAYERVEARKVRPDEGNPERPYEFQLPKWWEMKEGLVIPGIPVQQDVEGWEGGYRPGRNPTFKKFATRTMRPVVDFEICTKCTLCWLQCPDSCFDVTPTGHYDANMEACCGCGVCEAVCPVENCITMVNESAFGDNASQFEMYEKDKDTYKSWLKGKIEDKATTDRTHGFQLRGKYEEEVQEIIREVTK